The sequence AAAGGCCAAcccccttccaaaccccacaaagccctcccttccttcctccttccttccccttccccttcttcttctcttccaccccacccctcccctcccctcccttcccctcccctcccctcctctcccctctctcctcccctcccctcccctcccttccctcccccttcctcccccttcctcccccttcctccctcctttcctttctccctcccctcccctcccctccacttcccttcctccccttccccttccccttccccttccccttccccttccccttccccttccccttccccttccccttccccttccccttccccccctcccctcccccttccctccttcccctcccccttccctccttcccctcccccttctcccctttttccctcccctccccttcccttcttccccaagcctTAACCAGGgtctgctctcagctgccaggggttcctgtgcccaccaggaagctctgagctgctcccctggggACACCCCAGCTTGtggcctccctcccaccccctcagccctgagcaggctcagctgtgctcaggattggcttcctccctccctccttagGAAGGAGTTTTGCTGATTTTTTCAGAGATAGGCTAAGGAAAGCCACAGTCCTGTGCCAGcttgcccaggcaggagcacaTCTGccccctctgtgccagctgacagctgactgcaggcagtgcttcagGAGGTCTCTCCCTGCCATTCCtggtgcccctggggctggtcctgctgcaccactctgccctctttcctccctAGGTTCTCTTTGTCTATTGCAGCcacaggaggccaaggaggagcagcactgccctcagagagcttttccttgGGCTTAGGctccctgaggggcagctgagctcccaTCTCAGTGCCTCATCCTTGGCCCTCTCCAAGGGCCCCTCTCCCACCgcagggcagtgccagagcagctAAAGAGCCTTTCTCCATCTCTTTGAAGTGCAAAGAAGCATCTGCCCTGCTTGAGGGTGCCCTGCtcatgcagcagcagggggacaacagcttgctgctgcctttgccaggtgtggcacagctgcagcccgaTTTGCTCTCCCCTGGCACCTGGCATGAGGCCACCTGCATGGTGCTGTTTGGAACTGATGCCTTgcagctggccctgccccaCCGCAGACAAGCTGaggaagggagggcaggagagggaagaaggacAAACAGACTCTGGGTTTGCTGCAGCACAAATTTAATGAGGCTGAGGCATGGAAGGAAGCAACACAAAGGGTAAGGAGACATTTCCATGGCCCACTGAGGACAGAGCCCAGTGAGGACAGTGCCCACTCGTGCCACTCACAAGGGCACACTCAGCAGGTCGAGCTCTTCCTTCTCAgtggaggaggctgtgctgatCCAGCCAGGCAGGGCGGCCCCTGCCCATCCCACAGCTGACTGAGAGGACAAAAACCCTTGGCCAgacacacaaagaaaagcaaaaacaaaaggcaagcaCAGGCTTGGCTCTAGGAGCTGCCAAGCTCCCACCGCTCCACCAGCTGCAGGTGGGGCCGTGGGTACCTGAGGTCACTTCTGGAACCCGTGGCCATGAGCTCAGTCCTGCGTGGGGTTGGTGCTTCAGCGCTCCTGGGCATCTCCTCGGGCTTCAGCAGGGTCCATAGAAGCCCCCACGGTAGGAGGCGTAGCGCCGGCCGGGCCGGCTGTAggcgctgcccagccctgggtaCCCAAAGCTCCCCAAGCCCaaggagctgccagagctgatGGGGACCCCCTCAGCGCCGAGGGCACTGCCAATGGCCGCAGAGGCCGAGGAGCCCACGGTGGTGTtctgggggaaggagctgaggatgggtcCCGGCAGGGTGACCACCACGGGGGAGGGCTGGATGACCACCGTGGAGTCCTGGCACTGCCGGACGCAGGGCTCGCTGCAGCTGTTGGCCAGCGGCGTCGGCCcgcaggagctggaagggcaTCGCTCGTAGCAGGACATGGATGGAGCTGAGCCTGAAACACAgcaccagggaggtggagagacAGCAGAGGGTCATGGAGcggctcagggtggaagggagctcagagctcagctgctccaacctcccccaccgtgcccaggggcagctctcagctgcactcagctgctcaaggccttgaacgcccccaggcaggaggcagccacagcttccctgggcagcctgtgccagaacCTCACCCCCCTgggactgaagaacttcttcctcagctccactctaaccctgctctgcctcagctccacagagtcacagaaacagcttggaacagaccctcaggatcaccaagcccaacccagaaccttgctctgcaaagctcacccctaaaccatatccccaagcaccacatccaaaccacccttAAATACACCCAGGGCTGGTGCCTCCACTCTCTCCctggcagctgtagagagccaagaggtctccactcagcctcttctcttccAAACCAAGCAGCCCCACctgatttattctccaggcccttcccagcttccttgccctcctctgccctcaccccagcatctccacatctctcttgtattgaggtgcccaaagctGCATCCAGAACTCGAGGtgtgccctccccagtgccctgcccaggggggaGACAATCcctaccctgctcctgctgcccccactgtggctgacccaagccaggctgctggtggccttcttggccacagctCTTCAGGTCTTCAGCACACCTGAAAGCTCTCCTCTGAAtgaaccaacaccaccatgccaaGGCTCTGTGTGGCCAAGTCAGGACTCTCAGTCCCAGGGGagatcccttccatcccagcccATCTTATGGCTCTATGACTCCAGCAGTACCTCCACCTCTGACAGCCAACTCCAACAGCTCCAAGGGGagaagccttctcctccccaccccaagcccaatccagcagctggcagagcagaaaggaCAACAACCAAAGGGTTCTGAAGGCAAAGAACTCAgcaagcagggaaggagaagcagagttGGACTAACCTGGCTcacaaaagagggaaaagggaagagaagtggcaggcaggagctggagtggAGTTTGCTTTTATACTGCACCCAGGATGGCCTGGGGACCACAGACAGCCTTTGAGCATCAAATTATTTCCCCAGCCACTGTGTCCCACATGCAAAAATGCTCCCAGCCCATTAAATATCTTTCCCTTCCTGTTCATtactttgtgtttttgtttccttATCTTCTGGCACACATTCCCCCAGCCAAGCTCCTCTCATCTCCTGCAGTTCTGGGCCAGATTTATGCCTCTGCCACCTTGCAGCCCAGACAGCATCTCCCCTCCAATTGTGTGCTTCACTTTAGTCAtaaggagaggggggggaaaaaaaaccccacacagccCCAATTAAGGAGAGTTTATACAATGCATAATTCATCCTCCTGGGGTGTTCTGTTATTAAGGATCTGAGTGGAAAACCTTAATAAACTCTGGGCCCCACCAATGGCTTTGCCAAGCTCTGGttccagccaaagcagcagaagaatcGAGGCCGAAGCTCTGCTCTTTGGGAAGGTCCTGCTCAAAGAGCCTCAAATCCTGCTGCATCCAGGAGAGAAGTCAGAGCCCTGTGGGAAATCCAGAGATAAATGCAAGCAGATCATAGCCCAGAGAGCTTCCAGTGCCTGGGGGGactgagggagagctggggaagggctttgacaagggctgggagcgacagggtgagggacaacggctttgagctgggagaggggagatggagagtgGAGGAATCCTTGAGAGCAAGGGTGAGGAGACCctcaaacaggttgcccaggagggttgtggctgccccctctctggaggtgctcaaggccaggctggatgaggccttgagcagcctgggctggtggagttgtccctgcctatggcacaGGGTTGGAGCtttgccaggctctcagccccaggcagctctcagcctttgctcctcacagagctgctccaggcccctcagcaccttcccagcttcccctggactctccccagtagcTCTCAGTCCCTCtgaaactggggagcccagccctggccccagcactccaGAGGTGACCTCACTTGGTCAGGGAAGATGCAGAGGAgatctcccttgccctgctggccacgctcccCTCTGTGCACCCAAAAGCTTCTTTTTGCTCTGCTAAGTCACACTTTACAGCCCAACCCTCACTGCAGCCCTTTCCAAAGGGCTCCTGAGCTGTCTCCTGGCCATGACTCAGCCCCAGATCAGCCTGACTGGCTCCAAGAACTCCtccaaggggctggaaggccTCCTCCGAGGTTGTTCTTTGCAGAGATGGTGAAGAAATTAACTGGGAACTGTTGTTAGGTGGCTCAGACAGGGAAGTGGAAACAAAAGAGGTTTAGGAAAGCTCTGGAGTCTGATGTGAAGATTTGCTCCCAAGACAGCCACAAATTGCCGAGGAGCCAAAAAGGGCCTCATGAAAGCCAGCTTGGAGTCATCGCTCGGCGCAGCTCTGGGAGTCAGcatgagagcagcaggaattCAAAGTGCCCAGAACTGGGGAAGATGAAAAGAATTCCTCATGTCCAGGGCAGGCTTCTCCCACTGAAGCCAGACAGGGAGCCACCAGCAAAGCCATTTCATTAGCACCAGAAGGTTCTGCCTGCAGCCGGGGACGTGGGAAGTGGTGGACGCAAAGAGGGAGGCCtgggtgggcagagctgctgcagccatgccagccctggcacactgctgggcaccTTCTGCTCGCCTGCACCAAGGCTGTCTGAAGAGAGCAGGCTCCAGGACACTGCTTTatggttttggttgtggtttggggtttttttggagggggtcCTTCtaaatgacagaatcacagattcgtTGGGGTTGGGGAAAAGCCTTTCGAGGTCATCCCCTCCAAGCGTTCTCTGACTCTGCCacggctggggctaagccatggtcctcagcacctcagctctgcagctctgaaacactcccagggatgaggattcagctGGATCCACCCAAGCCTCTCAATGTCTTCATTGGAGGgaggaccccaaaactgatCCCAGGGtaccccagctgtggcctccccagtgcccagcccaggggcacaatccctgccctgctcctgctgcccacaccactgctgatccaggccaggctgctggtgcccttcttggccacccaggcacatgctggctcacctccagctgctggcaccaacctctcccagggctttctctgctgggcagttcccagctgctgccccccagcctggagcctccatggggtggttgtaacccaagtgcaggacccagcccttgagCCTTGTCAAACCTCAGCCCACTGTCCTCAGCCCACggagccagcctggccagctcatTGTAGAGCTTTCTGCCCTCAAGCAGAGCAACATCCAACCCAGCTTGGAGCCCTCAACCAGGCttagggcagggagcagctctccaccagcaccacaaAAGTGCCTTtcaggactgctgctgctgtagggCCCAAGCCTCTCAAGCAGCCATTTCATTTTCCTCACATTAATTCCTGGATTCTTTATGTTCCCTGCCCACTTTGTATGGCAGAAGGAcacctccctggcactgagcaggAGGCAATTCCCTGGCGTGCAGAGCAGAGTGAGCAGCAAACAgcttcagccagagcagctgtgtgacAGCCCCAGGAGCTCTGTGAGCACAACCCAGGACCTGCAGTCCCTCTCTGCTCAGAAAAATGCCCTCAGGGAAGCTGGTTTTCCACCAGAGACTccactcagcctgctgcagactcatagcatggcaggggctggaagggacctctggagatcatctcatccaacccccctgccacagcaggaccacccagagcaggtcacacaggaacacatccaggtgggggttgaaagtctccagagaaggagactccacagccaccctggagcagctctgtgaggagcaaaggctgagagccctggggctgggagcctggaggagagcagccccagaggggatctgagcaatgctcagcaagagctcaaggctggggggagcaagaggctggggccagactctgctcagcggtgcccagagccaggccaaggggcaaggggcacaaagtggagcccaggaggctgcaTCTGAGCAGGACACTCTGCAGAGGCTTTTTCCCTAGGAAGATTCTTGGCCAAGGGAAAGAAAGGCACAAAGAGACTCAGACTCAGATGCAACTTCAGTTTAATGATACAAAGTCAGGAGGGATTCTGCAAAACAAGAGGAACACATCGAGGTTGCTACAAGAGGAGGGAGACATTTGAACCATTCCAGCTGGAAGACAGCAAGCAGGACTCCACTTTTCCtgagttaaaaaaacaacaaccccacCCAACAGTCACTGACAGGACAGCATCAGACCACAGCAGCGTGAGGTGCAACTCACAGCTGTGAGGAAAGACATCAAAAGCATTTCAAGAGCAAGACAGAGCCTGGCCAGGAGTCCAACCAGCACCTGGCTGGCCTCCCTCCTTGGCAGGGGCTCGGCAgggtgctcagcccagctgccaagcctggccagcagctccagcctcagcccagcgcCTGGCTTGGGGCTCCCTGGTCGAGGCCCTCCCCGGGGGTCCGGCGCGGCTCTAGCAGGGCAGGCACCGCCTGCCGCAGTAGCGGCCACCAAGGCCGGAGAGGCCAAAGCCCCCGGAGCTGATGGGGACTCCGTCCTCACTCAGgatgctgcccacagctgcagaggctgaggatCCAACGGCGGTGTTCTgcgggaaggagctgaggatgggtcCCGGCAGGGTGACCACCACAGGGGAGGGCTGGATCACCACCCGCgagtcctggcactgcctgacACAGGGCTCgttgcagctgttggccagcGGGGTCGGCCCGCAGGGACGGCACAGATCGTAGCAGGACATGGCTGTGGCTGCGGCAGCacctgggcagagggcagggagggcacagcggcgtcagggccagcctggcagctgccgGCCGGCGGCAGAGCCACGGGCTGGGCACGGAGCAAAGGCTTCAGAGGGAGCAAGAGAGACTGAGCAGCGGGAAGGGAGACCTGCAAAGACAGCCCAGCAccttctcccacctccctcccagcacggcaggaagagcagagctgctgagagcaggggcagggaggcaaAGGCTTGATGGAGGCCGAGagacaaagagcagagcaggagaaagagagcagagaggcaagggctgtggcagctcacCTTGGTCAGCAGGCAGCGGAaggcaagaggaggctgagggaagcctGCTCAGGACCTGCCTTTTATAGGGCCCCACTCTGCCCCgggcccagagctgcctttgctcATGGAATGTGtttgccagcagctcatctgccatgcAAAGCATCACCATTAGAGAAATGaggccactgctgctgtgccctgcaacGCTGCCTTCTcatttccctgtccctctcagGGCCCTTCAGCCTCCCAGGCTCCTTTCAAGTCCCAGCATTAGAGGCCAGGAAcggtgccagggaaaatgacaCAGAAGTAAATGAAGACTAATTCTGAGCCAAAACAACTGAGTGAGGAAAATGCAAATCCAGTGGCCAGGTGCAGCCCAGGGCCCACCTGAGCTATCAAGCCCTTGGTGACAAAGCAGGGATGAGCttaagcagggcagcagcccacagggcaggagcccacagggcaggagcagagccagaggtgaCCATGACGGGTACAGAGCTCACTGATGCTGAGCAGGTCCCTAAagcctcccagagccctggggcacagaCCAAGGAGCCTCATgcaagccaggagcagctctgcgaAACCAGAAGGCTTCCAGCCCAAGCACCAAGGTGACGAAAGAGCTGAAACAGAGCCCTGGGTCAAAGgcaagagggaggaggaagagaccCCAGGCGAAGCTCTTCAGGGCCCTTGTACCTGGGGTTTCTGcactcagggcactgctgggcaagGAGAGGACAtctctgcccctggcacacaggcagcagctgcatctGTCCCAGCAGGGGCAGACAGGAGAAGCTCCTCCAAAGGAGGAAGCTGATTCcatttctgtcttctcttctaAGGCTTCATTCAGTcaacccccagcccagcagatcCCCAGCTGGAGGCTCCTGCCAGACCTTGACacctgcacagcctctgcccgTGGTGAGGCTCTGCCAAGGGCCCCAATGTCCTGCCAGGTCCTGCTCTCTCCTGGCACATGCTGCAGATGAtgtctgccctccctgctgccagctcttcccccaccctgcccctgctcttgTCCCAGCAGGGCTCGGGAGGCTGCAACAGGCTCCATtgccttgctgcagaggggctgcagctggcagcagctctggcagggcaggaaggactggggctctggcacaggtgctgctgggttgctcaaggctggcacagcacaggagctgccccTCACTTGGCCTGGCGCAGCACTGGCACCTCTGGGgtaaaacctcccctgggaagGCCTGGAGCCTGTGGGGGTGTGACCGTtcgaggctgtgcctttaaggaaggggcacactggctaaatgtttataaaatattttggtattctaaacgaatttcattggtaggattgtgggaggtgagattgttagacccaggggagctgggactttccctcagtcttcctttcttcgctgtcccttccacactggactgcttctgggcttcttgccaagagataagaactgaCTAACTCCCCGTGCTTAggcctctgctgtgctaactcccctcttttctcttttctacctctttggggggagaagggaggtaggggggtgaagggggcacagggggaagccccctctggggggggtctggtttctggttgagttcatttgctgtatattcctgtatctattgtaaaatccctgcatttgttgtgttacacagaatctgtttccttgtgcaATACACTCTcgtttctccgactgagttttagccgcggtttctttctcagtgggggagggaaagcagagcctttcctttcaaaccaccacaggggggggaagggacaggcagcttggcctctgccacagcccctggggcagcagcaaccACCAcatgccagggcagctgcccacagcagctccaggagaaccCCAGGCACGAGCAAGGTTCCTTCGGTCCCTgctgtcagctcctgcagcccggagcagaagggcaggagggcaTCCTGGCTGCACACTGGAGGGCTTTATTCTGTCCTTCCTCTGGtgtgcagaaggcagcaaagaGGTTGGGTGAATGCCCTCAAGGCACTGCCATGGAGTCTGCCAGGCAGTCCCTgaacagcaacacaaaacaCTGCAGAGTGAATGGGAGAGGGGCCTGGGGTGCACAGagcgaggggctgggggcagaagggaaGGATCACAACCCCTTGGGCACTTGGCACTCATCACTTGCATCACAAAATGACAGGAACACAGAAtcagtgaggctggaggagctctctgaggtcatccagcccaacaccaacccagcaccaccacagccaccaaaccctggccccaggtgccatggccacattttattcaacacctccagggctggggactccaccacctccctgggcagcctgggccagtccctgaccacacTCTGAAGGAAGGAATTGctcctcaggtccaacctaaacatcccttGGTGCACTTTGgggccatttgctcttgtcctaatttgttacctgggagaagagaccaacctccctcagacctccttgcagggagctgcagagggcaaagaggtctctcctcagcctcctcttctccagcccaagcaaccccagctccctcagcttctcctcagaaGACTTCCTTGGAATCTCAATCagtttctttgcccttctctggccctgctccagcttctcaatgtccttcttggagtgagggccctgAAACTGACCCCAGGACATGAGGtgtggactcagcactgctagGAGCAGGGGGACAGCCACTGCCTTGCTCCTCTTGGCAGCATGGGAGCCATGGGCAGCACGAGAAAGCTTTGGAAATGGACAAACAACTTCTGTGAGGCCAAAGTGTTGTGGTGCTTTGTGCAGACCTGGTCAGGTGCATTGCCAGAACACTTCCCTCCAGGTCACCACTTCAGTTGCAAACCCACTCCAGTGCCCCAGGAAAGACACAACTCAGGGACATTCcttcagccaagcctttaccctgccagggcagcccagggccccaGGGAGAGCTtgggcaggcagtgcaggggggAAGGAACACGAGGAGCCAGCAAGCTACAATGCAGCATCAACTTTAATTTAGAGTCAAAAGAGGGAAACAAAGCAGTGCCCAGAGGAAgggacccaggccaggctgctgcaagggcagctggcACTCAGGCCCCCTTCACAGCACGGCACACACACGTGGGCacggggccagcagcagggcccctctcagctggctgcaggagggagccctggcacagggcaacagcaggcagcagggactcaGGACGGgcagaagaaagcagcagaagcagaagacaTCTGCTGGCCGCCTCGGCAGGCACCACAGGCTGGCACCGGGCTGGCCTCCCTCCttggcaggggctcagcagggtgctcagcccagctgccaagcctggccagcagctccagcctcagcccagcgcCTGGCTTGGGGCTCCCTGGTCGAGGCCCTCCCCGGGGGTCCGGCGCGGCTCTAGCAGGGCAGGCACCGCCTGCCGCAGTAGCGGCCACCAAGGCCGGAGAGGCCAAAGCCCCCGGAGCTGATGGGCACCCCACTCTCACTCAGgatgctgcccacagcagcggaggtggtggagcccacGGCGGTGTTCTgcgggaaggagctgaggatgggtcCCGGCAGGGTGACCACCACAGGGGAGGGCTGGATCACCACCCGCgagtcctggcactgcctgacACAGGGCTCgttgcagctgttggccagcGGGGTCGGCCCGCAGGGACGGCACAGATCGTAGCAGGACATGGCTGTGGCTGCGGCAGCacctgggcagagggcagggagggcacagcggcgtca comes from Dryobates pubescens isolate bDryPub1 chromosome 41, bDryPub1.pri, whole genome shotgun sequence and encodes:
- the LOC128899200 gene encoding feather beta keratin, whose translation is MSCYDLCRPCGPTPLANSCNEPCVRQCQDSRVVIQPSPVVVTLPGPILSSFPQNTAVGSTTSAAVGSILSESGVPISSGGFGLSGLGGRYCGRRCLPC
- the LOC128899202 gene encoding feather keratin 1, whose product is MSCYDLCRPCGPTPLANSCNEPCVRQCQDSRVVIQPSPVVVTLPGPILSSFPQNTAVGSSASAAVGSILSEDGVPISSGGFGLSGLGGRYCGRRCLPC
- the LOC104302556 gene encoding feather keratin 4, which encodes MSCYERCPSSSCGPTPLANSCSEPCVRQCQDSTVVIQPSPVVVTLPGPILSSFPQNTTVGSSASAAIGSALGAEGVPISSGSSLGLGSFGYPGLGSAYSRPGRRYASYRGGFYGPC